TTCTGGAGTAGAACAGATCACTGGTCTTTCTTGCTATTCAATGGTTGGAGTTCTCATCTTCTGGCGACAATGCTACATCTCAACATCCAAATTGATTTAATGACATACCTTCTCATTCAAAACACCGATATGTTTATATATGTATGTACACATATATCTTAGTATCTATTTATAAATTACACTGTCGTTGTTGTAACAGCAGCACAACATAACAAAAACTCTTGGAAGCATGAGGCTTGGATCTTAGGGGTCGACCACGACTTCAACTCGTTGAAGGAGCTCTAAAATATTCCCAGCTTTTCTCTTGGCCCTATCAGTGCCATTCTCTGAAAGCTCCTTCAATGCTTCTTCTGCCCCAAGCTCTCTTGCTATTTTCAAATGCTGTGCATCACCTGTACACAACGACCACAAAACGGCTGCAGCATTCTCCCTATTACGAGGCGAACCTGTCTTTATCACTTCCACCAAAACAGGGAAGGGCTCAGCCTGGCCAATAGCCAATTTTCCCTCTTGATGGCTGGCAAGAATAGCCAGTATTGCCAGTGCTTCATCCACCATTCCACCCCCAGCATCCTTCAGGAATCTCATCAGTGGCACCACAATCCCTGCCCTTACAGCCCTCACCTTGTTTCCCTGATAGATAGCAAGGTTAAAAATAGCAGTGGCAGCATCCTTCTTTCCTCTTGGGGTTCCCTGACAAAGCAGATCAATAAGAGCTGGGATAGCCCCAGCCGCTCCTATTATCACCTTGTTCTCATCTATGACTGATAAACTGAAAAGGGTTGCAGCAGCATTTTCTCTTGCCTCCATGCTGCCAGTTTTTAGAACGTCCACTATATCTGGAATAGCTCCTGAATTTACAATACTTCCCTTGTTAGCCTCATTTATGGAGAGGTTGAGAAGTGCTGTAACAGCATGCTCTTGGGTCCGGGGATCTGTGGAGGATAGTAGTTCTACAAGCCGAGGAATGGCTCCTGCCTCAGCAATGCATACTCTGTTATCTGCATTCCTCTTTGCCAGCAACCGGAGCTCACCAGCTGCTGCTCTTTGTATTTCTGGATTCCCGTCAAGTAGTTTCTGCAATAAGGCATGAATAGCGGGTCGATCACAGTCTGAAACAAATTTTCCGGTCTTCTTGTTTCTACAATTATCTTGATTTTTTGGGAGCTCAATGCCATTGCTCTCACACCATAAAGCAATTAAACTCTTCAAAACATAGTTGGGTGTTAAGGCAGTGTGCAACAGAGTCTGCTGCGTCTTAGGACAGGTCTTGTGCCCTGCATCCAACCATTTTTGAATGCAGGATCTTTCATATGTctgcaaaagaaattaaaacagTCAGTTAATCATGGGCACCAACACGCATACAAAGCTGTAAACTGTCAGGGCAATTGCCAGAAAAAAACCTGTCCAGTAGAGACTATAACAGGATCTCTCATCAGTTCAAGAGAGATTGGGCACCGGAAATCATCTGGGATAACAGGAGATCTGTGCTTGATCAAGCCCTTTTCACCCTCTGATGTGTCTGCTTCAGGGTTTATTGTTAATACATAATCCTTGAGCTTTCTAAGCAGAGATGACATCTTTGCAAAGCAGTCCCCTGGATCTACAGAACTTGAGATAACCATTTCATGCAAAGCCAGAGATTCTTTCTTCAAATCATTGATAGTCCTGAGTTGCAGGTTTTCGGATAGTCTTCTTAGAACTTCAGGATCAGGGTCTTTTTCTTTCTGTGCTATTTCTAAATCCCTATCTAGTTGTAAATCGGGTGAGTCCGTTCTTCCTTTCGCTCTTTTGAATTGAGCATGAACAAGCTCaatctgcaaaaaaaaaaagtctgatCTCAGCCCTTCGCAATTTATTAATACATGatatacataaaaaacaaaatgatttataaaagcACCTGTTCTTGAACTTCCTCTGATACATTGAGTTTATCATAAGGAATACTGCTCAACGATGCTTCAATTTGATCTGTCATTTGGCAAAACTTATCTGCAATTTTGTCCCTTTGCAGAGCCTGTGACATGGAAAACATTGCTTACCTTACTACCAATGGATCAATAAACAAAGTGCTTTGTTTTGAAGACCATGAATTAACTTAAGCAAAAAGTGAAAGTGACTAGGAAATCAAGGTGATCACAGATATATCTGCTAGGAGCACTGATGTTCACATCCATTGTTATTTGATGTTGACGtattcatgaaaatataaaacatctCAGTTTTAAGTGACAGTGTTCGAGCATACAAGCAATCAATCTCACATGTCAAATTTACAGAAGAGAAAAATGTAGAATAGACCTTTGCTATTAGAACTACACTCTTGTATCTGTCCACATCTTCAACTCTTGCAACATTTAAGGAGGACTTATTCATCAAAAACTCGATGTTCTTTCCagttcaaataaatatatagttagCGTCTCGGGTATCATTTCTTCACATGCTCATCCAACTCTCCTTTGACTTGGATTTCATATCTTAAGCATGATGCATTGACTTTGCCCATGAAAAGGAATCTAAAACAGCTGTACGCTAAATCATCCCTCCTACATAACAAAAAACTTAGGTGTGTCTGCAGAACCTCAAGTGTTTTATTACAGGGTGCTGGTATGTCTAATCCCTAGATCTTAGGATGCCGCCTGCACGAACACATCTAAATAACCTAACTGCcttttggttgctaagaaaatgtagcaaaagaaaataaattcacattCAGAATCCTAAATTCTCTTTCATTGAAACCCAGTAAACTAAAGCTTCATCTATACAAAGAGATGGGTTGCTTAATCTAAGGATTTTTTTTCGGTTCTTTTCccgggaaaaaacaaaaaccaacatAAAACATGAAACTCAaatattctttccttttaaaacTTTCTGCCATTCTCCTCTCAGGATCCAGACAGAATGTAATGAGACTAAacaattctttccttttaaacCTTTCTGAGAAACGCATTTGGCTtacttaaaagcaaaaaaatttcttgaaaaccaaGCAGAAAAAAGTTAAACAGTACCTGATACAATCATCTGATAGACTGAATTTAGGGGTTCGTTTCTTAAAAACCCAAACCAACATGAAAcatcaaaactcaaatttttctctgtttcttttctttttctccattttcttggcaaccaaacaggggCTATACGAATATTACCCGATACGACCTTTTGGGCACCTCAATTTAGAATTCTCATTTGTTATGAACCAAAAcaacataaaatcataaaactcAAAATTGTTTTTCGTTTCCAAcgattttctcggcaaccaaacacaGTGCGGAGCAAATAAATACCTGATAAAGCTTACTCCCTTCGTTGACCAATTTGAGAAGGTCCATAGCGGAATCGAGAGCAACTCTCAGCAACACAAAGGCTCGAATCTCGCTGTCCTCGAGCTCCTCTTCGCTGTCCTTCAATTCCTCAAACAGAGGACTCAAAAGCTTGACCCTCCTCACCAAATTATAATACATCTTCTTGGTGGTGTTTCTACACTCGGGTAATCCAGAAATCTCCTTCACGATCGCAAGTAGTTGATTCAGTACTGATATTTTATTCGAATCCTTCGTCGGACTCATGTTGGAAACCCCCAAATTGAGCCCTCGAATTGggggaaaaacaaaaaccttgaCAAGGAAAATTGAGAATTCGGGAGGAATCGAAGAGACCCAGATAAGGGAAACGATTGAATTTTTATGGGGTTTTCGGTACTAGGATTAAGGATGGGAAGCGTAGGAAATGAAAATTCTCAATCGGCCATGGATGTacgaacaaagaaaaaagaagaagaagaagaagaagcagccTCCCTTCTCAGAAGTCGGAAGCAGAATTATTCGCCTGCAAAGAGTGTTTAAATTGATTAAGCAATGGTAATTGGTGGAGCAGTCAACTTTGGTGATGACTAGACTCCATTTTGGCTCGGCTTTTGCCATGTGGCTAATATTTCCAAGTTCGCCGTCATTCCCATATATATTTCCCATCAAATTCCTGCCCTTCCAAGTTCCAAATGGAAAGACACGACCAaaagaaaatgcaggaaaaaggaaaaacaatgaGAAGAATGTGAAAATTTAGTTACCTTAATTCCACGTAGGCGGAGGATATGGGAGAGGGTTTTTCTTGAACTGTCATGATGACGTTacgaaaaataattctcaaaatgatTATAAAGTTGTTGAGGCGTTTGGAGAGACAGGTGTgatttcatttatgaccaaaatttattttcccaTAACCCAACATTGCCCTTCTCTCtcacaatttcttttattaaattatattgaactaaaaataaacatatgatCGCCACCTTGGATTCTCTtcaatttataactaatttctcatccatttttataatttattttttttccctcacatatggtgttaaaaataaatgcaaaatgaaaatccaatttttaatattttaatttatatcatatGATTAAAAGATATcgattattttatataattttaagataCAAGTAACACTTATATGATCTTTTGATGATTTAAATACATGAAACTTAACAATCTTTTTAATTATCACtttcaagaatagttttttatttttcaaaataagaaaacatatttaatagttaaaaaatagttttctattttttgttcttaaaattaaaaaataagatatttttgaagaatgttttttaattgtttttttaaagatataaacatgtataataattaaaaataaaatacttgatataaaaattattcttaaaatatattttaaatattaaatatagattaaaaacatttcaagttcttAATCAAGTGTTAgttctacaaaatatcaaaaactatttttaatttttaaaatcattttaaaaaatagttatcaaacagaTCCTAAATTACTCTTCAttcctattctatttattttttccttcaaatttgtaCATCAAAACACAATTCCCGACCAAATATATGCATTTGtatctaattattatttatcacCTAAAAACGATGATAAAAACAAATCACTTCCAATGTTTAACTTCTGTATTAATACCTGAATCGACATTGATTCATCCACGATTAGTTACATGTAAATGTGATATTAATAAGATGTCAATTCTTATCTAAGTGTTACATGTCTACTAATAATACATGTCCCTATTGCTACAATTATTTTAGTAATGCTTTGGTAGAGCATAGGATTCTTGTCATATTAAATCTAACTTAGAAATAGGAGTTGTATTAGTAGGTTAGAGTTAAATATGAGAGTTCGCTTTCCGGACTTTCTTTTTGCAACTTGGAGAGGATATTTCCAATGGTTGTGTTCATCAACTTCTAAAAGTGGTTCACCTAAAACGTGTTATCTTTGCGTTGAGATATTCTTGTCCTTCCACCCAAGTTGCCTAATGACCTAGCATGGAGCTGAGATGATGTTGTTAGCCACGTGGCATTGTATAATTGGCCTatatagattttataaaataggaTATCATAGAAGGGGCATATCATATaatgaaattttctaaaaataaaataaaataagggtaTTTGAAAGTAATGAGAAAAAACATAAGAATAAATTTGacaaagccattttttttttttataaaatagaaattaatttttttaaaaataatttaagttttataagcTCATTGGTTAAAGTTATATCCAGTTATATCTAGGATGATCATCTTTGAccaaaaagtatataaaatgctaattatttttagataacaacttgaaatttgaattttataaacttaAGTTTCTATTTTGTAATCTTTGACCAAAGTTTTTCTGGATCGAGTCACGTAAATCTTTATACCCCTTATGTgttttttagtttgatttttcttaCTAGAGGCAAACAATATGACTATAATACGAAGAACATGactaagaatataaaaaatatgatcacCATTGAAAGTGATATGATCTAATTTGGGTAACACCTAGTGGGAGTGAACAAATGTTTGAACCATTTTTAGCCTAAAAGATGATTTATGTGAATGTAAAAACCATGCGTCAGAGATCCTAAATTATTGATCCACGATATGAAAGTATAATATATAGTTTTACTTGATGGAAGTTATCCCAAAGTCTTATTCCCCAATATCTATGTTGTACTTCACACTTGCGACTTAATA
This DNA window, taken from Vitis riparia cultivar Riparia Gloire de Montpellier isolate 1030 chromosome 13, EGFV_Vit.rip_1.0, whole genome shotgun sequence, encodes the following:
- the LOC117928773 gene encoding U-box domain-containing protein 14, producing MSPTKDSNKISVLNQLLAIVKEISGLPECRNTTKKMYYNLVRRVKLLSPLFEELKDSEEELEDSEIRAFVLLRVALDSAMDLLKLVNEGSKLYQALQRDKIADKFCQMTDQIEASLSSIPYDKLNVSEEVQEQIELVHAQFKRAKGRTDSPDLQLDRDLEIAQKEKDPDPEVLRRLSENLQLRTINDLKKESLALHEMVISSSVDPGDCFAKMSSLLRKLKDYVLTINPEADTSEGEKGLIKHRSPVIPDDFRCPISLELMRDPVIVSTGQTYERSCIQKWLDAGHKTCPKTQQTLLHTALTPNYVLKSLIALWCESNGIELPKNQDNCRNKKTGKFVSDCDRPAIHALLQKLLDGNPEIQRAAAGELRLLAKRNADNRVCIAEAGAIPRLVELLSSTDPRTQEHAVTALLNLSINEANKGSIVNSGAIPDIVDVLKTGSMEARENAAATLFSLSVIDENKVIIGAAGAIPALIDLLCQGTPRGKKDAATAIFNLAIYQGNKVRAVRAGIVVPLMRFLKDAGGGMVDEALAILAILASHQEGKLAIGQAEPFPVLVEVIKTGSPRNRENAAAVLWSLCTGDAQHLKIARELGAEEALKELSENGTDRAKRKAGNILELLQRVEVVVDP